The window GGTAGTTTCTACAGCCATCGGAAAGGTCTCTCTCCTTTAACAAATTTCCATCAAATGTAGCAGTCCCCATCCCAGACTCTCAGTCTCTTCAAAATACTCTTTCCATCATCACTACATACTTCGACGGCAGACAACGGCACTGTAACAGTGATAAGGACTACACAAACCAACAGTTTGAAATCCCCCTAATTCGCACCCATTTTCCCACACTTACAGAGGCTGAAGGAATTTTTCTAGTAAGTAGAAAAGGAAGTATATACGCAAGACAGCAATGTAGTGTCTAATATGTTACCTTAAGAAACTTTCCCAAGTAGGGGAGTGCAATAGAAAATGCTGCCAAGGAAATGCCTAAAGCCTCAGTTCTCTACAGATAACAAAAACCACATCAAAAAGGAGAAACAATCAAAATCcaacaagaacaaaagaagGGGGGGTTCCAGAAAATTATGTTTGCTTACTAATTGTGCTGGGGTGGTGAGAGCAGCTGAATTCGAACCAACAAAGTGATTCAATAGAAGAAGTGAACCAAATCCATATCCAATCCATCTGGGTAAGTAAGACTCATCCAACCCAGGAATCCCTAAACCCCACATTATAACGAAATGTTACACAGAAAAAATAACTTGTTCCCAAATCCTCAAATTCTCAATTCCTACAGAAAGTACCCattgaagagaaagagagagatacCGAGTGTGAACCGGAGGACAGAGAGATTGAGTTGCTGATTAGCTGAGTTCTTAGAATCGTCAAGACGAGCAGAAATTGCTGGCCCCTTCGTCTTACTTTTAGCGCGAAAAGAGAGAGCGGACGTCAACTGATTCAACGGGGAGGGAGAGGGAATTGAGCTGATCATGATCTTTCCTTGTTTAGTAATCGAGAAAACGAACTACATAAAAACTTCTTTGAATTCAACTGGTAATCCGTTCGATCCTCATCCAAATGCGTTAAATTTCGATGAACTTTTCTACGGCATTAAATAATCACTTATTCACTTTGAGTTGGATGAATAATTATAGTCAGATTGCAAGGTTTACTAGTGCCAATCAAATAGTGAACTATGTTTATTAGTGAAAGATGAAATTTGAGATAAATCGTAAGGTTAAGAGCCAAGTTCGACTGTGAAGATACTTCCTTTACTTCACTACTTCACAATGTTCAttggagtttttttcttcttagttTAGCTGATGAGATTAGAATTTCAGACATTTGAGCATTGCTCTCACCTAATTAGCTTTAGCTTAAACAGTGTTGCATAAATTTCAGCTTAAACTTCAATATatgtttcataaataaatacacaaaaaaacaaaaaaacaaaaaaacatatccAACCTCTATTTTTAATGATGCACTATTTTATAACATTGATACGTTCCACTGATCTAGTGATGATACATTTGATTCATATACAGTTGATAAACTGAATAACAATGTATCTaactaaattgatatattttattattatacaactcaaataaaaaaaaagtctaatttctatttcttcacAACAATAGATCACTTCCACCCaagatttctttttcaccGACCACCCCTCCTCCACTTAACTTCGTCGACTATCTCATGTCTGATCATCCTTACCTTTGTTGACTGCCGCATGTTCAAGTCGTCAATTCCCTCCCTCCTAATAAGAGTATGATCTacaattaaagtttaaaagtacCTTATAAGAGTCTAGGTATCCTTCCATATAAGTGAGATTTCTATATGATGTCTCCCTCCCTCCTAACAAGGGTCTCTTCTACAATTAGTTTAAAAGTATCTTATAACATTACGAGTATCCTTCTATATAGGTGATATATTTCTGTATGATGTGTAAATCTATCCTAAACTATTctggaaggatttcaaataatatcactgtgttggttttttttatcgtgctctataaacattttatggataatttgtttattatttaattatttaatcaagTTATTATTCTCGTTATTATTCAATTGCATGTTATTGTATAATAATATCCgtaaatatgttattatattctaaatgttcctaattaatatttggtaTGATggtaacaataataaattaaaattagtataagTTATAATTGATAATCATATGAGGATTATATACGTATAGACATAgattataatcatattttcCTATTAGAGAATAAGAACTGAACTAATCCATTTTGAGATTATTACATAAACatacataataaataatctcaaataattaattattttgaccCTTACACTTGATATTATCATAGTGACAAGCATAAGAAATAATCTATTATGATGCAATCAAACGTTATGATAATTATAAAGGTTGTACTCGAATACGTTATGAATTATGTAGTTGACAATGattaatcaaaatgaaatttatccTTTGCTTGTTGAAATGCATGTCTCTGctgtaaatgaattaataagagTATTAGtgtcatttattattttagtatgcTTGTTGATCGAGAAAGCAACTGAATCAGATATAAAGTGATTTTGTCCGTgcgttatatatatatataatactaaatctacaaatataaaaagctTGTATGGCTTggtatataaaaatatttaattatgtactattattttctaaaagaactATGCACTgtcaaaacagaaaaataattaaagaaataaagattaTGCTATGTACtaagtttcttcttctttttttttttttttaaatactgtTGCTGTGTGcgtttggttttttcttttaactcgGTAAATGAGAAACTTTAACAACCACGTGCATCATTattagaagaaataaaaaacccaATATTGATAAATCTTCAATATCGAAGgactgaaaataaaataataataatgaattacGTTCACCAAAAACGAAGATCTCTTCCATAAATCTAAagccctctttttttttttttttttttgtataccATTATCCCATAGATCTCTTCCATAGCatgaaatataataacttAAACCCTCGAAAATGTAACCCTTTAAATATGACTGTCAATAGGCTTTATATatgttcatcatttttcttattttactattgtttttgttaaattaatatttacttAAACTTGTATGATATCACCttttataatgttattttctttacactgaaccaaaagtttaagttgTTTGAAGATAGTTGTTTGTtagaaaacttaattaatttaagcaattttattttcttatatttaattttaaaccaCGGGTCTATCATAAACAAACCATCCATTGTACTAATGTTTACATTGATAAAGTTggagaatatatatgaataatataaaagaaacctAGAAGTTTACAATTgcagtaaaaaagaaaagtaaagaaaagtaGAATTAATTATTCTAGGTAGTAccaattatcaaacaaaatgtcaaagaatcctttcctttttcacACAAAAgctcaatataaataaatagataaaataaaatagaaaagggaAGTCACAACACAAGCccttcttctttccctttaCACCTATCTTCttgctttttcattatttacattaatattattattctcttaTGTAAATCTACAAccattactttattattacaAAGCAAAGTGGaatccttttttattatttcccATATAGGTTTTACTTTTATCTGACATAGACCTAATTTTTAATGCCAATCATTTCTGCTACaaagtttaatttgtataaaCAGTTCTTTTAACATATGGAAATTTGATATAAGGGATTAATATATAATGTGTCAGTGTAAAATTAAGAAGATTTGAGTGTTCTTGTAATTTGCATTCATAAAGCTGTTTGTTAAGAGCAGCATCAATTcatgggttttcttttttcttttcaaaatagatatttattttgaatttgattgtttaaaatcatataaagGACAAATTGTTGCTTTTGCTTTCTAAACATGAAAATTAGTGCCTCCTCACATCATGGTGGATGGTCAATTAACTTTGAGAGGTAGGCCACGtccatttccttttctttttcttttaaaaccttattttaaaacatataaaaatattgcaCAAGCTACCccaaattttatgaatattgCATGTTCTATCCcataagttttttttggttcatcaatttttgacaacttttcatttttttaattgagttATGTACCTAATTCATGTTATCCATTTTtctatacaaaaataaataaataagttgttactgtaaattttaattagatgTGATAGGCGATGTACAATAGATGCAGGCAACTGTTAAGAAGTTATTTGgacattaattataattgtgttgtatattaatatttataatctacaATTAAGTATAGTAAAtgctattaaaaaaaattctacaatattactaattatatttttagtcatatttttttttctgtgtttACTATTtgctataaaaaaatataactgaTGCTTTAAAATACACCAattgtttcttaatttattttacataaaataaaaaagttttgagTAAAGCATTTATTgaccttttaattttatgataataaaattataaataaaacaatcttaagaaaaggaagaaagaaaccaAGGGCCATACCAAAGAAGCAATCATTTGTTGGAGCTCATTGCCTATGcccttttccctttctctaaGCAACTCAATTTCTGCCTACCTAAGTATCTTCAATTATCTATacctatattatttttctaaatattttgtatccCCATTTTCAatcatgtttaaaaaataatcttgttattttatttgtatcaatataatttcaatattctaaaaactttttgaaagaGAATTTCTTATTGTTTGGATAGAAATTTGgtaatacattttaaataatttgaaaatatttaagttgagCTTTCATAAACCATACTATTCTTACTCAtactatgttttctttttccaatttaattaatgtc of the Cucumis sativus cultivar 9930 chromosome 3, Cucumber_9930_V3, whole genome shotgun sequence genome contains:
- the LOC101219803 gene encoding protein COFACTOR ASSEMBLY OF COMPLEX C SUBUNIT B CCB2, chloroplastic isoform X4 — translated: MISSIPSPSPLNQLTSALSFRAKSKTKGPAISARLDDSKNSANQQLNLSVLRFTLGIPGLDESYLPRWIGYGFGSLLLLNHFVGSNSAALTTPAQLRTEALGISLAAFSIALPYLGKFLKGALPSGEAILPEGTEQIFLLSQILSDNLKEDIAWATYILLRNTNSISVLIQTQGALCVRGYWNSPNDISSADLLAWFEEQLQSIGLSALKDAVYFPQISDIY